The following are from one region of the Paenibacillus sp. JZ16 genome:
- a CDS encoding DUF1796 family putative cysteine peptidase: protein MTTPVEFDAIFSLGHNCQVAAQLRRNQLRHAAGPLDWFNFASTHEFCKVIKRQFSDFMLRDNLDIYGKSVNCYYVRDKRSSCLSFHDFKNNPEEPPLYDYPAFRERLDRRIERFNRCLNSERKTLLVRIIANTKDAETIDQAIREAYPKADVNLLFIMLSSSPQIVNLPSFSDRVLIKQIPKGPTWEGDSEAWKTILREFSLSSGE, encoded by the coding sequence ATGACAACCCCTGTGGAGTTTGATGCCATTTTCAGTCTGGGTCACAACTGTCAGGTTGCCGCCCAGTTAAGAAGAAACCAGCTGCGTCATGCAGCTGGCCCGTTGGACTGGTTCAACTTCGCTTCGACCCATGAATTTTGTAAAGTCATTAAACGTCAATTCAGCGATTTCATGCTACGGGATAATCTCGACATATACGGCAAATCCGTGAACTGTTACTATGTGCGCGATAAACGATCTTCCTGTTTATCCTTCCATGATTTCAAGAACAATCCGGAGGAGCCTCCGTTATATGACTACCCCGCGTTTCGCGAGCGGCTGGATCGAAGAATCGAACGCTTTAACCGCTGCTTGAATTCTGAACGGAAGACTCTGCTCGTGCGGATCATCGCGAATACCAAGGATGCCGAGACGATTGATCAAGCAATACGCGAAGCCTATCCCAAAGCGGACGTAAACCTGTTATTTATTATGCTCAGCAGCAGTCCCCAAATTGTAAATCTCCCTTCGTTCTCGGATCGGGTTCTCATCAAGCAAATACCGAAAGGGCCCACATGGGAAGGAGATTCGGAGGCTTGGAAGACCATTCTTAGAGAATTTTCGCTCAGTTCAGGGGAATAA